One Stratiformator vulcanicus genomic window, TGTCCCGGTTTTGACCCATTCGTTCATCGTTTGCCTCCGACATTTGTCGGTTCGTTGTAAGAAGACGATTCGTTGCGCCAGCTCTATTGATTCGGCCAGCTCAGTCGCGGCGGAGACGATCGGGATCGACCGTCTGTCGCTCCGACGTCACTCGGACGATCGAAACGATCAGTCCCAATAAGACCGCCGGCAGAGGCGGAGCCAGAATCGCGACCAACCAGAACAGTTCTTCAGTCTTGCGAATATCGCGGAGAGTCTTTGCCTGCAGCTTTTCGTTTTCGCGTTTGGCATCCCGCCGGGCGTTCTCTTCAAAAACTTCCATTTTCAATTGCTCTTCCGAGGCCAGCAGAGCCAGTTGCTGCTGCTTCTGTCGCGGATCGAGGTCGTCATCCTGTTCGACCAACTCTTTCCGCTTCGCGAAGGTCTCGCGGCGTTCCTCGAGCTGCTCATCGAGTTCGCTCTCGACGCGCTCCTTGTTCTGTTGCAGGTCGTCGTAGAACGTCGCGGTGCGATCTTCAACTTTCGTCAACGTTCGTTGCTTGGCTCGCCGCGAGCGAACGGCCACGAACTCGTCCTGTCCGGCCAGAATGTCGACCGCATTGAGCACAAACGAGACGTTGTCGAATTCGAACGCCGACTCTTGCAGACGCATTTGGAAGAACCAATCGGCCACGCAATCGGCATCGGCCACGAAGATGACATTGGGGCCCTCTTCGCCTTCGGCCGGTTGAATGTGAGCCGCTATTGCGTGGACGTCGCCATCCATCACGTACGTGACATCCTGCTTGAGGCGCTGTGCCGGCTGAAAAGTGAAGGGATTAAACGAGCTTTCGAATAAGTCTTCCCACTGCAGAAGACCCGAGTTCGCGCCGCTGACAAGCAGCGGCGTAAATTGATGCTCGGCTCCTTTCGTGTTTTGCACTTCGCCGGGGTAGGCGACAAGCACTTCTTCAAGCCCCGTCGTGGCCGGGCTGTCGTCCGAAAGGGCCGCGGGGTTCTCCCGCCGGTTCTTCACGAACACATACTCGAGCGGGATCCGCGTGCCGAATTCGGGGTGCGGGTTATAGCGATCCCACAGAATCGAGTCGTGAGTCCACGACAATTTCAGGGTCCGCATCAGCGTCGCGAGCGTCCCGTCGTCCGCCTTCGGCTCCGGTGGTTGCTGCTGTCGATTAAACGGCCCCCCGGGCGTCGGCTTACTGAGCCGCGGAGCGACGGTCACAAATCCGCCGCCATTTAATGTCATCGGGAACGGGTCATCGAACACCAACACCGGTTTGCCCGATTTCACGTAGGTGACGAAATTGTCCATCTGCGGCTGCGTCAGCGATGACGGCATCACGGCCATCAAAACGTCGTACTTTTCTTCGTCGATTTCGGCATCGGGCGAGACCGCCTCGACGTTGTATTGGAGCTTTAGCTCTTCGACGATCTGCCATTCGTTTTGGCCACCGATCACGCCCGCGTCGGTCTCCAGCACCCCGACCGTGAGCCGCTCCTTATTCGCGACGGTGCCAAGGGTCCGGGTCAGTTCATATTCGAGTTTCGAACCCGGACCGACCCGCGAAATCGTTTCCTCATCGTACGGACTGGTGAAGAACACGCCGAGATAAATGTCCTCTTCGGTCTGACGCCCGTCACGTTCCGAGACGACCCGCTGCGGTTCGATCCCGAGCTGTTCGGCCTCTTCCACTTCAGCGCTGAAGGGCTCGACGCTCACAAACCGCACGTCGACCTTCTGGCCGCCCAATTGATCGTACTGCCGCAGCAACCCGAGTAACCGCTTGCGGACCGGTACGAATTCGCGCGGGACTTCTTCGCTGACGAATGCCTGAATCTGCACCGGTTGATTCGGATCAATCTCGTCGAGCAGCGACCGTGTCGCATCGGTCAGCGTGTAGAGCCGCTCACCCGTCAAATCAGCACGCATCGTGCCGTAGTTGGCAAGCACATTGAGCGCCACAAGAATCGTCGCCAGTGAGACCGCCCTGAGCGTGTACTGCACCCCCATCAACGCCGAGACGTCGGCCGCCCAATGCCGCCGGCGGATCACAATGTAGTTCAGATACAGCGTGAAGACGCACAGCGAGGCGAAGTAGAACATCCCATCGGCGGGAATGACGCCGAGCGTGAAGTCACGCAGATTTTCAGAAACACTCAGCGCCGTCAGGGCTTCCTGCGGCAATTCGAACAGCCCGAAGAAGGAGCGCGGCGCCGCGGCGATAAAGACTGGAATCGCACACACGACCGCCCCGAGCACGAACGCCACCGTTGTGCTGCCGGTGATGGCACTCATCAACATGCCCGCGCCGAGCAGCCCGGCCCCGGCAAACCAGTAGCCGAGATAGGTCGTACCGAGGGCTCCCCAATCGGGATTGCCGATCCACTCCAGAAACAGCAGGTCGGTCACCGAGAACGCCAGCACGGCCGTGTAGACCGAGAGCACCGAGAGATACTTGCCGATCAAAATGTCGAAATCGGAGGCCGGAAGCGTGAAGAGAAGTTCCTCCGTGCCGAGCTTCCGCTCATCGGCCCAGGCCGCCATCGTGATCGCGGGCACGAGGAATAAGAGCAGGATCGGGAAGACCTCGCTGAGTTGATCGAGGTTGGCGAGATTGTCCGTGAAGAATCGCTGGCTGAACGCCAATAGCGAAGCCGCGACCACGAACACCACGATGAACAGGTAGCCGATCACTCCGGAGAAGTACGACGCGACGTTGCGGCGGTAAACTGCCCGAAGCGTCGGGCTGCTGACAAATCGCCACAGCGCGACAGCGAAGGGAAGTAGTGCCGCCAGAAATACGAGCAGTCCGATCGCGCTTTGCATCTGTATTCGCTACTCCTGTGCTGCGAGTCGAGATCCGAATGTGTGACGGTCTCGAGTCACAAACTTCCGATTGAAAACGACAAAATCAAAGACGACAACTCGGAGGGACCGTTCTGCAGGTGGTCGGAGCCTCACTACTGCCATGCGATTGGCAATCGCGGAGCGATCTGCTTAGGCCGACATCGCCGGCTCGCCGACCGTCAACTCGCGGAATCGGCTCTCCATCTCCGCGTCAGTTGTCCCCATCTCTGCGACCGCGCCATCAAAGACGATTTCGCCCTTGTTGATCAGAATGACGCGATCGCACATCGCCTGCACCTCTCGCAAAATGTGCGTCGACAGCAGGACCGTCTTCGTTTCGCGAAGTTGATGCACGAGATCGCGGACCCCGTGCACTTGATTGGGATCGAGCCCTCCGGTCGGTTCATCGAGGATCAGCACTTCGGGATCGTGTATCAATGCCTGCGCCATGCCGACCCGCTGGCAAAAACCGCGCGACAGTTTCGAAATCGGCTTCCGCCACACGCTGCCGAGCGAACAGGTTTCGATCACGAAATCGAGTCGCGACGATAACGTCCCGCCCGACAACCCCCGGGCCGTTCCGGCATATCGAAGCAGCCCGTTGGGCGTCATCTCTGCGTAAAGCGGACCGCTCTCCGGCAGATAGCCGAGCGTCCGGGCCGCTTCGATCCGATGGTGAGCGACGTCAAATCCGCCGATCGAAGCGGAGCCTTCACTCGGCGCTAAAAAGCCGGTCAGCATTTTCATCGTGGTCGACTTGCCGGCACCGTTCGGCCCGAGAAACGCCGCGACCTGGCCTTGAGGAACAGAGAACGAGACGTTCCGCGCCGCCACGAACGAGCCGTAAAATTTCGACAAGCCGTTTGCCGAAATCATGGGAGTCCCGGCGTCACCGCCGGTCTCAGATGTTGCATCGGCTTCCTGCATGGGCGAACCCTCCCCATCTATTTGAAGAACGCGTGTGTCGACGCACCGGAGAGTGTCAAATCGATCAGACGCAACTTTCATTCGAATTACGTCGTGCTTTCGCGTCGGTCGACATTCTCATCTGCCTTCGTCACCCGCTATCACGGACTCTCGCAAAGCACCAAATTGCTCAACAATGTCTCATTGAGCGGTCTGACGAATCCGGCGTCAGTCGAAATTTGTCGCAGACCGCTCTGACGAGAGTTACGTTCGGACCACTCCGCGGCGTTGGAATTTGCGCGGGAATCGCGGCAAAAGCAAGCCAGCCGTACAGGAACGACGTTACGAGGCGACGGCCGAATTGCAGCACCGATCGCGACCGGCGAAACGGATTCACGCTTTCGCCGCTAACGGCAATGACGATGCCTCAGTGCGAAATAGTGAGTCCGGCGACCTCGCCCGAAATCCCGCTCTACCGCTGTTGCCGGGCCGCCTCGTTCCATTGAACGTCGTATTTCTCGGCCAGATCGGCCTGCCAGCGGACCATCAGATTCTGGCGTTCACTCCGAAGGATTCCGGCGTACGGCGACATGAACTGGAAGAAGTTCTCGTTCATGAATTCCTGCCGCAACGCTTCCATGTCACCCGCATTGTTGGGTGACCGATCGAGGACTTTAACCACGTAATAGGTCGATCGATCCAGACTCGGAGCCGATCCGATTTCACCGTCGCCCAGTTCTTCAAAGACGGTATCCATAAAGTCGGGGCCGACAGGTTCGAGGCCCGGCACCTGTGAGGGTTCGAGCACCGGCAAGTTCAATCCGAACGTCGGCGCCGTCGACTGTCGCAACCAGGTGAACGGCGGCGTCGTGCGAACGGTGAGTGCTTCACCTTCCTTGTCGCCGGTCACC contains:
- a CDS encoding Gldg family protein, which produces MQSAIGLLVFLAALLPFAVALWRFVSSPTLRAVYRRNVASYFSGVIGYLFIVVFVVAASLLAFSQRFFTDNLANLDQLSEVFPILLLFLVPAITMAAWADERKLGTEELLFTLPASDFDILIGKYLSVLSVYTAVLAFSVTDLLFLEWIGNPDWGALGTTYLGYWFAGAGLLGAGMLMSAITGSTTVAFVLGAVVCAIPVFIAAAPRSFFGLFELPQEALTALSVSENLRDFTLGVIPADGMFYFASLCVFTLYLNYIVIRRRHWAADVSALMGVQYTLRAVSLATILVALNVLANYGTMRADLTGERLYTLTDATRSLLDEIDPNQPVQIQAFVSEEVPREFVPVRKRLLGLLRQYDQLGGQKVDVRFVSVEPFSAEVEEAEQLGIEPQRVVSERDGRQTEEDIYLGVFFTSPYDEETISRVGPGSKLEYELTRTLGTVANKERLTVGVLETDAGVIGGQNEWQIVEELKLQYNVEAVSPDAEIDEEKYDVLMAVMPSSLTQPQMDNFVTYVKSGKPVLVFDDPFPMTLNGGGFVTVAPRLSKPTPGGPFNRQQQPPEPKADDGTLATLMRTLKLSWTHDSILWDRYNPHPEFGTRIPLEYVFVKNRRENPAALSDDSPATTGLEEVLVAYPGEVQNTKGAEHQFTPLLVSGANSGLLQWEDLFESSFNPFTFQPAQRLKQDVTYVMDGDVHAIAAHIQPAEGEEGPNVIFVADADCVADWFFQMRLQESAFEFDNVSFVLNAVDILAGQDEFVAVRSRRAKQRTLTKVEDRTATFYDDLQQNKERVESELDEQLEERRETFAKRKELVEQDDDLDPRQKQQQLALLASEEQLKMEVFEENARRDAKRENEKLQAKTLRDIRKTEELFWLVAILAPPLPAVLLGLIVSIVRVTSERQTVDPDRLRRD
- a CDS encoding ABC transporter ATP-binding protein — encoded protein: MQEADATSETGGDAGTPMISANGLSKFYGSFVAARNVSFSVPQGQVAAFLGPNGAGKSTTMKMLTGFLAPSEGSASIGGFDVAHHRIEAARTLGYLPESGPLYAEMTPNGLLRYAGTARGLSGGTLSSRLDFVIETCSLGSVWRKPISKLSRGFCQRVGMAQALIHDPEVLILDEPTGGLDPNQVHGVRDLVHQLRETKTVLLSTHILREVQAMCDRVILINKGEIVFDGAVAEMGTTDAEMESRFRELTVGEPAMSA